Proteins from a single region of Bdellovibrio bacteriovorus:
- a CDS encoding tetratricopeptide repeat protein, which yields MKKGILILSATATMATAGVAYAQTSETTQDLLIQKLTQVQLGLAPADPARAGVLLRLADLHAERARQLSMKELNDGCTVCKAGDKDREKALSFYSEALTKVPPTSIAKVQLQMGHLYELQGKADLAEKSYLAMLGSSSSPAEMAEANLSLAEMAFRKNDFQKAQDLYAKVLATEGASSQGLAAYRKAWCAFRMGNMESAITQLQEILKNPKLQSRMASSRGVADTSFLIEVSQDTATIMAARGIQNSDADVLYSLTPEQAKIQQVTTLAREGLRLGQKEQALKVWDFVYQRQADPKGRLEAQVRIAQLNFDLKNNAAANKAYQTGLSLWGATDCTVESCEESAKGLRQFVVGWNRLESSKASPELLNAYTEYFKVFANDEDMYVWGSQAAATAGQYPQAVEWTALANKVILAKYNAETDTAAKKSQSEKLEKNLLLGIENAEKAKDEKLLASAQDDYLTMSIAKEKAFDVQYQRTYAIYQKGDYVKAADQLKNLAMSSKGSRQIQIQAAELSLDALALLKDDARLQAWSSEYAGKFAEKKTDFQHIQQKSILNQTAKLADSQPDQALATMMSFNAAGATPEDRKVYLKNKIILNEKLNKITEARVATEDLLREPTLTAEEKEFALGRKVWFAELELDFATALKAAEQMKFSTLSQEERMLKLAMYSELADKDPQTYYNQYLRQSKDDEKKALIAMQLIRLSKNPVKDLDTYKPYFKNNAGLFARAGLEVYGRTNDRKVLERIAKEKGSAKGDAFVMIDKILLMGDVKTLGTQLASHNLDTKNQNTIGKSLKARVVLLEKADGLANRAIAAGDWASQLLALDLVAKENMRFYNEALALPMPAGLTPEQESEYLTILSQQVSPNQSTATMAETKVKEFWAQGTALDTYKAFAANNMEWAKYIAEEIEAVAAIAPEAQKTAWSTASVDIKTAVGAVSKPSLAELEKARTNLKQNPFAKSALEEALALERKAQRKSMVEYLEGRLASLNTSAEPKEKQ from the coding sequence ATGAAAAAAGGGATTTTGATCTTATCTGCAACAGCCACGATGGCGACAGCGGGGGTTGCTTACGCGCAAACTTCAGAGACCACCCAAGACCTATTAATTCAAAAATTAACTCAAGTGCAACTGGGCTTGGCTCCGGCAGACCCTGCCAGAGCCGGTGTGCTTTTGCGCTTGGCCGATTTACACGCCGAACGTGCGCGCCAACTTTCAATGAAAGAATTAAATGACGGATGCACCGTGTGTAAAGCGGGTGATAAAGACCGTGAAAAAGCATTGAGCTTTTACAGCGAAGCATTGACGAAGGTGCCGCCGACGTCGATCGCCAAGGTGCAACTGCAAATGGGTCATCTTTATGAGCTTCAAGGTAAAGCTGATTTAGCTGAAAAAAGCTATTTAGCGATGTTGGGTTCATCCTCTTCTCCAGCAGAGATGGCTGAGGCGAATTTAAGCCTGGCGGAAATGGCTTTCCGTAAAAATGATTTCCAAAAAGCGCAAGACCTTTACGCCAAAGTTTTGGCAACGGAAGGTGCTAGCTCGCAAGGGTTGGCGGCTTATCGTAAGGCATGGTGTGCGTTCCGTATGGGAAATATGGAATCTGCGATCACGCAATTACAAGAAATTCTTAAAAATCCAAAATTACAATCGCGTATGGCCTCTTCTCGCGGAGTTGCAGATACTTCCTTCTTAATCGAAGTTTCGCAAGACACGGCGACTATCATGGCCGCGCGTGGAATCCAAAATTCTGACGCCGATGTCTTGTATTCTTTGACGCCAGAGCAGGCAAAAATTCAGCAAGTGACAACGCTAGCGCGTGAAGGTTTGCGTTTAGGACAAAAAGAACAAGCTTTAAAGGTCTGGGATTTTGTCTACCAACGCCAAGCAGATCCTAAAGGCCGCTTGGAGGCGCAAGTACGTATCGCGCAACTAAACTTTGATTTGAAAAACAATGCTGCTGCCAATAAAGCTTACCAAACAGGTTTAAGCCTTTGGGGTGCGACGGACTGTACGGTTGAATCTTGCGAAGAATCAGCCAAAGGTCTTCGTCAGTTTGTTGTTGGTTGGAATCGCCTTGAAAGTTCTAAAGCAAGCCCCGAGCTTTTAAATGCTTATACCGAATACTTCAAAGTTTTCGCCAATGACGAAGATATGTATGTATGGGGCTCGCAGGCCGCAGCTACGGCCGGTCAATATCCACAAGCCGTCGAGTGGACTGCTTTAGCGAACAAAGTGATCTTAGCGAAATATAATGCCGAAACAGATACCGCAGCGAAAAAATCTCAAAGCGAAAAATTAGAAAAAAATCTTCTTTTGGGTATCGAAAATGCGGAAAAAGCCAAGGACGAAAAACTTTTGGCATCAGCACAAGATGATTACCTGACGATGTCGATTGCAAAAGAAAAAGCATTTGATGTTCAGTATCAGCGCACTTATGCGATTTACCAAAAAGGTGATTACGTGAAGGCCGCGGATCAGTTGAAAAACTTGGCGATGTCTTCAAAAGGGTCTCGTCAGATCCAAATACAAGCAGCCGAACTTTCTTTAGATGCTTTAGCGTTGTTAAAAGACGATGCGCGTTTGCAAGCCTGGTCTTCAGAATACGCGGGCAAGTTTGCCGAGAAAAAAACGGACTTCCAACACATTCAACAAAAATCCATCTTAAACCAAACGGCGAAGCTGGCGGATTCTCAACCAGATCAAGCCTTGGCGACGATGATGTCGTTTAATGCGGCGGGGGCGACACCGGAAGATCGCAAAGTTTATTTAAAGAATAAAATCATCTTGAATGAAAAACTAAATAAGATCACCGAAGCTCGCGTGGCAACCGAAGATCTTTTGCGTGAACCGACTTTGACGGCGGAAGAAAAAGAGTTCGCTTTAGGTCGCAAGGTTTGGTTTGCCGAACTTGAGCTTGATTTTGCCACGGCTTTAAAAGCGGCAGAGCAAATGAAATTCAGCACTCTTTCCCAAGAAGAAAGAATGTTGAAGCTGGCGATGTATTCAGAGCTTGCGGATAAAGATCCTCAAACTTATTACAATCAATATCTTCGCCAATCTAAAGACGACGAGAAAAAAGCATTGATCGCAATGCAGTTAATTCGTTTGTCTAAAAACCCGGTGAAAGACCTTGATACCTACAAACCTTACTTCAAAAACAACGCCGGTCTTTTTGCTCGCGCCGGTCTTGAAGTTTACGGTCGTACCAATGACCGCAAAGTCTTAGAAAGAATCGCGAAAGAAAAAGGTTCTGCCAAGGGTGATGCGTTTGTGATGATCGACAAGATCCTTTTAATGGGTGACGTAAAAACCTTAGGAACTCAGCTTGCAAGTCATAACTTAGATACTAAAAACCAAAACACGATCGGCAAAAGCTTAAAAGCACGAGTGGTGTTGTTAGAAAAAGCCGATGGCTTAGCAAATCGCGCGATTGCCGCGGGTGACTGGGCTTCGCAATTGTTAGCCTTGGATTTAGTGGCTAAAGAAAATATGCGTTTTTATAACGAAGCCTTGGCTTTACCAATGCCAGCGGGTCTGACGCCTGAACAAGAAAGTGAATACTTAACGATCTTGTCTCAACAAGTGTCGCCGAATCAAAGTACGGCGACAATGGCTGAAACGAAAGTGAAAGAGTTCTGGGCGCAAGGAACAGCTTTAGATACTTATAAAGCTTTTGCGGCAAATAATATGGAATGGGCTAAATACATCGCGGAAGAAATTGAAGCGGTGGCGGCGATTGCTCCGGAAGCTCAGAAAACTGCTTGGTCCACGGCTTCCGTGGATATCAAAACAGCGGTGGGTGCTGTCAGCAAACCAAGCTTGGCCGAACTTGAAAAAGCTCGCACCAATTTAAAACAAAATCCATTTGCGAAAAGTGCGCTTGAAGAAGCTTTGGCTTTAGAAAGAAAAGCGCAACGTAAGAGCATGGTGGAATATCTAGAAGGTCGTTTGGCCTCTTTGAACACAAGTGCAGAACCTAAGGAGAAGCAATAA
- a CDS encoding photosynthetic reaction center cytochrome c subunit family protein, with the protein MHRISSLILSLGLVLSWSPTAHSESVAAFVSKEEQIREQMITISRELGVTCTECHKVTNFADGSKKSFKVGKEHMKLTQMLKENGMNGKNGPAATCYMCHRGKLMPDYKEPTPNKAH; encoded by the coding sequence ATGCATCGCATATCATCGCTCATTTTATCACTGGGTTTAGTATTATCTTGGAGCCCGACCGCACACTCGGAGTCCGTCGCTGCTTTTGTCAGCAAAGAGGAACAAATCCGGGAACAAATGATCACCATTTCCCGCGAACTCGGGGTTACCTGCACTGAATGTCACAAAGTTACTAATTTTGCCGACGGATCTAAAAAGAGTTTCAAAGTTGGAAAAGAGCATATGAAGCTCACTCAAATGTTGAAAGAAAACGGCATGAACGGCAAAAATGGCCCGGCCGCTACTTGCTACATGTGTCATCGCGGCAAGCTTATGCCCGATTACAAAGAGCCCACCCCAAATAAAGCTCATTAA
- a CDS encoding ExbD/TolR family protein, whose product MIADGVLKTSVLTGTLEGHSIITPKGAKHKRSIAADLLLTALIDAFSILVIFLLMNFSSTGEILMIGKNQELPKAHLAAVLERNPVIKVDDGKIYLEDKLVTANSITAELLELRKKFQETNPKGEFPGIATIQADRRVKYELLNQIILGMNQAGYSDIKFAVVLK is encoded by the coding sequence GTGATTGCTGATGGCGTATTAAAGACATCTGTATTGACGGGCACCCTTGAGGGTCACTCTATCATCACTCCCAAAGGGGCGAAGCATAAGCGTTCAATCGCTGCGGATCTTCTTTTGACTGCTTTGATTGATGCCTTTTCGATCCTGGTCATCTTTCTTTTGATGAACTTTTCAAGCACGGGCGAAATCCTGATGATTGGTAAAAACCAAGAGCTTCCAAAAGCACACTTGGCGGCCGTTCTTGAAAGAAATCCGGTTATCAAAGTTGATGATGGAAAAATCTATCTTGAAGATAAATTAGTCACCGCAAACTCTATCACGGCAGAGTTGTTGGAGCTTCGTAAGAAATTCCAAGAAACCAATCCTAAAGGGGAATTCCCAGGGATTGCGACGATCCAAGCGGATCGCCGCGTGAAGTACGAGCTTCTGAACCAAATTATCTTGGGGATGAATCAAGCGGGGTATAGCGATATTAAATTTGCCGTTGTCCTTAAATAG
- a CDS encoding glycine--tRNA ligase encodes MKIKHCDDLNTLVSLSKRRGFVFQSSEIYGGLASCWDYGPLGSLMKLNVKRAWWNAMTRRKDIVGIDAAILMHPMVWKASGHVDGFSDPLVDCKSCKTRFRADNTDSYINEKKCPNCGSKDLSEERNFNLMFKTHMGPLEDTGSVVYLRPETAQGHFVNFQNCQQSSRYKIPFGIAAIGKSFRNEITPGNFIFRTREFEQMEMQYFVKPGTDAEYFNQWKEIRMNFYTKYGIKKENIKFKDHDKLAHYAKAAVDVEYKFPMGYSELEGIHNRSDFDLSQHSKFSGKNLEYFDEANKEKYIPYVIETAVGCDRLFLAFLCDAYREEITADAEGKEDVRVVLGLHPEIAPYKVAILPLSKKEELSSIAEKLRDDLAMDFDVTYDEAQSIGKRYRRQDEAGTPFCVTVDFDTINDQAVTVRHRDTMVQERIAMSQLSSYIAGKLKSF; translated from the coding sequence ATGAAAATTAAGCACTGTGATGACCTCAACACTCTTGTGAGTCTTAGCAAACGTCGCGGATTTGTATTTCAATCCAGCGAAATTTACGGAGGTCTAGCTAGTTGCTGGGATTACGGTCCTTTGGGTTCTTTGATGAAGTTGAATGTCAAGCGGGCCTGGTGGAATGCGATGACTCGCCGTAAGGACATCGTAGGTATTGATGCCGCTATTTTGATGCATCCGATGGTATGGAAAGCGTCTGGTCACGTGGACGGTTTTTCGGATCCTTTGGTGGATTGCAAATCTTGTAAAACACGTTTTCGCGCGGATAACACCGACTCTTATATCAATGAAAAAAAATGTCCAAATTGTGGCAGCAAAGATCTTTCTGAAGAGCGCAACTTCAATTTGATGTTTAAAACTCACATGGGTCCTTTGGAAGACACGGGCAGTGTGGTTTATTTGCGTCCGGAAACGGCTCAAGGTCACTTCGTGAACTTTCAAAACTGCCAGCAGTCATCCCGTTACAAAATTCCATTTGGTATCGCGGCGATCGGCAAGTCTTTCCGTAACGAAATCACTCCGGGTAATTTCATTTTCCGCACGCGTGAATTTGAACAAATGGAGATGCAATATTTCGTTAAACCAGGAACGGATGCGGAATACTTCAACCAGTGGAAAGAAATTCGCATGAATTTCTACACCAAATACGGCATCAAAAAAGAAAATATCAAATTCAAAGACCACGATAAACTGGCCCACTATGCCAAGGCGGCTGTGGATGTGGAATACAAATTCCCCATGGGTTATTCAGAACTTGAAGGTATCCATAATCGTTCGGATTTTGACTTGTCTCAACATTCAAAATTCTCGGGCAAAAACCTTGAGTATTTCGATGAAGCGAACAAAGAAAAATACATCCCTTACGTGATTGAAACCGCGGTGGGTTGTGATCGCCTGTTTTTGGCTTTCTTGTGTGATGCTTACCGTGAAGAAATCACGGCCGATGCTGAAGGCAAAGAAGACGTGCGCGTGGTTTTGGGTCTGCACCCGGAAATTGCGCCTTATAAAGTAGCCATCTTGCCGTTGTCCAAAAAAGAAGAGCTTTCTTCGATCGCTGAAAAACTGCGTGATGACTTGGCGATGGATTTTGATGTCACTTATGATGAAGCCCAATCCATCGGGAAGCGCTACCGTCGTCAAGATGAAGCCGGAACTCCGTTCTGTGTGACCGTTGACTTTGATACCATCAATGACCAAGCCGTGACGGTTCGTCACCGCGACACCATGGTGCAAGAGCGCATTGCGATGTCGCAATTAAGTTCGTATATCGCGGGTAAGTTGAAGTCGTTTTAG
- a CDS encoding TIGR02147 family protein, with protein MKSIYEFDDFVDFLNARLLDIQKKRPRYSLRSWSMKLGFSAPGPLSRILSRKREPTLAHVLKIAKALEFSEQERLYAECLIQFSKHKFPDSYRQIQEALRPSKQVSVNRLSLNEFTMISEWYYAAIMEALSLDKEFRLASDFKSVLRPRLTIVQIQKALTVLQQVGMIKKENDIYIRIKKEELSHTTVAQKSVALGNFHSQMLDLAKESIRDVPREKRSIQGLTLAIKKENYNKIEFLLAKFYQEIFSLCEENAADTIYQLSTAFFPLGENK; from the coding sequence ATGAAAAGCATTTATGAATTCGATGATTTTGTTGATTTTTTGAATGCCAGATTGCTAGACATTCAGAAAAAACGCCCCCGCTATTCGTTGCGTTCATGGAGTATGAAATTAGGTTTTTCCGCCCCGGGCCCGTTGTCGCGAATTTTAAGCCGAAAAAGAGAGCCGACTTTAGCACACGTTCTAAAAATTGCCAAAGCTCTCGAGTTTTCTGAACAAGAGCGCCTTTATGCGGAATGTTTGATTCAGTTTAGCAAACACAAATTTCCAGACTCTTACCGACAGATACAAGAAGCTTTACGGCCATCCAAACAAGTAAGTGTCAATCGCTTGAGCCTCAATGAATTTACGATGATTTCAGAGTGGTATTATGCGGCCATCATGGAGGCCCTCAGCCTGGATAAAGAATTTCGTTTGGCCAGTGATTTTAAATCCGTTTTAAGACCTCGACTGACCATCGTGCAAATTCAAAAAGCGCTCACCGTTCTTCAACAGGTGGGCATGATAAAAAAAGAAAATGACATTTATATCCGCATCAAAAAAGAAGAACTCAGCCATACCACCGTCGCTCAAAAAAGTGTCGCCCTAGGAAATTTCCACAGCCAAATGCTCGACTTGGCTAAAGAATCCATTCGCGATGTCCCACGCGAAAAAAGAAGCATTCAGGGTCTAACCTTGGCCATTAAAAAAGAAAACTATAATAAGATAGAATTCCTCCTCGCAAAATTTTATCAAGAAATCTTCAGTCTTTGTGAAGAAAACGCAGCCGACACCATTTATCAATTGAGCACAGCTTTTTTTCCTTTAGGCGAAAACAAATAG
- a CDS encoding ExbD/TolR family protein: MKQSKKHLDFEVNLVPFIDFLSVAICFLLITAVWLNVGSMDVKQAVGGQAQEDTKKSPLVWIRMTPQGDLDLEVQQSSLVPANLRKIRVAQLDKQVNWEGLEKALANLRQVEPALNTGLIQPTASTAYEEIIDVMDKMKKVGMNDLGVSPL; this comes from the coding sequence GTGAAACAGTCTAAAAAGCATCTGGATTTTGAAGTCAACCTGGTTCCCTTCATCGACTTTTTGTCGGTCGCGATCTGCTTTCTTTTGATCACCGCTGTGTGGTTGAACGTGGGCTCGATGGACGTCAAACAAGCTGTCGGTGGACAGGCGCAAGAGGACACAAAGAAAAGTCCGCTTGTCTGGATTCGTATGACTCCGCAAGGGGACTTGGATCTGGAAGTCCAGCAGAGTTCGCTAGTTCCAGCGAACTTAAGAAAAATCCGCGTTGCTCAACTTGATAAACAAGTAAATTGGGAAGGTCTTGAAAAAGCCCTAGCTAATTTGCGTCAAGTAGAACCAGCGCTTAACACCGGTCTTATTCAACCTACGGCTTCAACCGCTTACGAAGAAATTATCGACGTAATGGATAAAATGAAAAAAGTTGGAATGAATGACCTTGGCGTATCGCCACTTTAG
- a CDS encoding efflux RND transporter permease subunit — translation MNLIDLSIKRSVFAWTLMFGLIIFGAISLNRMGISALPDVDFPIVNVSVSYEGAAPEIVEAELLDPMEEALLSIEGIKEMRSSARQGQGSVTLEFDINRNVDVVLQEVQTAMGQIRWPTGVDPAVVRKQNPEEDPIIIFTVYGEAPLRDMLIWVDTYFMDQLRFLPGVGDVNITGFSERNLRVWIDPAKLKKYYLTVTDVVQALNQQHLESAAGQFVNGQRELRVRWLGEAASTKEVENIQIINRGGARIQDVVIRIKDVARVEDGLSDIRRQGRVEGKQAVGISIRKQRGTNEVEVAKNVLKKVEEIKDQFPKGFNYRVSVDFTRSTEATVDLTIEKLWVAALITILVCFLFLGSIQAAINILFSIPTSIVGTFTILYFSGFTLNLFTLLALTLSISIVVDDAIMLLENIVRHYRMGKPSAKAASEGAKEVLPAATAATAAVIAVFLPVVFMDGIIGKFFFQFGVTMSAAVLLSLLEAVTITPMRAAALLRNEPKVNRFEAWLDHLFERFAHSYQNSLKFTIRWKYTIIIASLLFFAGSLVLITKVRQEFVPPQDQDFIIVTAQAVPGTSLEATTDFAIQVEKIVKANKNVEGFFVSIGGGGGAANVNQIFLPVKLIPKADRSVTHMQVMEELRGELRKIKGLRISMRDISARNLSSGRQNPLAVNLRGPDLEVLQKASQELMDRLEKEKLAVDLDTDFRKGLPELILKPDRAAMSARGVSVQSVGDVLAAGVSGLRQGRYTADGRRYDIRFKIEEDKISSPKDFENLNARNNFGNLIPLSQLVKIEEQSTIQGISRVNRQRAISVFGNLGPGQSQSHVLERAGQIAKEILPPGYSFALEGASAGFAQSFQSLYGAMLVGVLVAYMILAVQFNSFIHPITVLVALPFSVTGALVALWMFDVSLNLFSFIGLIVLMGIAKKNSIMLVEFTNQHREGKKSPNEALLEACPIRLRPILMTSVATVAAATPLVFGHGIGAETRLPMGLAIIGGTIVSTILTLFVVPALYMALVPLESKHKVVDL, via the coding sequence ATGAATCTGATAGATCTTTCGATCAAGCGCTCGGTTTTTGCCTGGACCCTTATGTTTGGCTTGATCATCTTCGGGGCAATCTCTTTAAATCGTATGGGAATCAGTGCCCTGCCCGATGTCGACTTTCCGATCGTGAATGTTTCTGTCAGTTATGAAGGTGCCGCCCCCGAAATCGTGGAAGCTGAGCTCTTAGACCCTATGGAGGAAGCTTTACTTTCAATTGAGGGTATTAAAGAAATGCGCTCTTCGGCAAGGCAAGGGCAAGGCTCAGTCACTTTAGAATTTGATATCAATCGTAATGTCGACGTTGTTCTACAAGAGGTGCAAACAGCGATGGGTCAAATTCGCTGGCCCACGGGGGTTGATCCGGCAGTCGTTAGAAAACAAAATCCCGAAGAAGACCCTATTATCATTTTTACGGTCTACGGCGAAGCTCCTCTTCGTGACATGCTGATCTGGGTGGATACTTATTTTATGGATCAGTTGAGGTTTTTGCCCGGAGTCGGAGATGTCAATATCACCGGTTTTTCGGAGCGCAACTTACGCGTATGGATTGATCCCGCAAAATTAAAAAAATACTACCTGACCGTCACCGATGTTGTTCAAGCTTTAAACCAACAACATCTAGAAAGTGCTGCCGGGCAATTTGTAAATGGTCAGCGCGAGCTGCGCGTGCGTTGGTTAGGCGAAGCCGCCTCCACTAAAGAAGTTGAAAATATCCAAATCATCAACCGCGGTGGAGCGCGCATTCAAGACGTTGTGATTCGCATCAAGGACGTGGCCCGGGTTGAAGATGGTCTTTCCGATATTCGCCGTCAAGGACGTGTGGAAGGCAAACAGGCCGTGGGTATCTCTATCCGTAAACAACGGGGGACGAACGAAGTCGAGGTCGCTAAGAACGTTCTTAAAAAAGTGGAGGAAATTAAAGATCAATTTCCCAAAGGATTTAACTACCGCGTGAGTGTCGACTTCACTCGCTCCACGGAAGCCACCGTGGATTTGACTATCGAAAAGCTGTGGGTCGCGGCGCTGATCACCATTTTAGTCTGCTTTTTGTTCTTAGGAAGCATTCAAGCCGCCATTAATATTTTGTTTTCCATTCCGACTTCGATTGTCGGCACCTTTACGATTCTTTATTTTTCCGGCTTCACTTTAAATCTTTTCACCCTTCTAGCCTTAACACTTTCAATTTCCATCGTGGTCGATGATGCAATCATGCTGCTAGAAAATATCGTGCGCCACTATCGCATGGGAAAGCCTTCCGCGAAGGCCGCTTCTGAAGGCGCAAAAGAAGTTCTACCCGCGGCGACCGCGGCCACGGCCGCCGTCATTGCGGTGTTCTTACCGGTCGTCTTTATGGACGGCATCATCGGTAAATTCTTTTTCCAATTCGGTGTCACCATGAGTGCGGCAGTTCTTTTGTCGCTTTTAGAAGCCGTCACCATCACTCCGATGCGGGCCGCCGCTCTTTTAAGAAACGAGCCCAAAGTGAATCGCTTTGAGGCATGGTTAGACCATCTCTTTGAACGCTTTGCGCACTCTTATCAAAACTCTTTAAAATTTACGATCCGATGGAAATACACCATCATAATCGCTTCGCTTTTATTTTTTGCCGGTTCTTTAGTTTTGATTACTAAAGTTCGTCAGGAATTCGTTCCTCCGCAAGATCAGGACTTTATCATCGTGACAGCGCAAGCTGTTCCCGGCACTTCTCTGGAAGCAACCACGGATTTCGCCATCCAAGTTGAAAAAATCGTGAAGGCTAATAAAAACGTTGAAGGCTTTTTCGTCTCTATTGGCGGCGGTGGTGGCGCCGCAAATGTGAATCAAATCTTTTTGCCGGTAAAACTGATTCCTAAAGCAGATCGTTCCGTGACCCATATGCAGGTGATGGAAGAGCTTCGCGGAGAATTGCGCAAAATCAAAGGATTAAGAATCAGCATGCGCGATATTTCCGCCCGCAATTTAAGCTCGGGACGACAAAATCCTTTGGCCGTGAACTTGCGAGGACCCGATCTTGAGGTTTTACAAAAAGCTTCTCAAGAACTGATGGATCGATTGGAAAAAGAAAAATTGGCCGTGGATTTAGACACCGACTTCCGCAAAGGTTTGCCAGAACTGATTTTAAAACCCGACCGCGCCGCCATGTCAGCCCGCGGAGTTTCCGTGCAAAGCGTGGGGGATGTATTGGCCGCCGGAGTCAGCGGACTTCGCCAAGGTCGTTACACAGCCGATGGCCGTCGTTATGATATTCGCTTTAAAATTGAAGAAGATAAAATTTCATCGCCCAAAGATTTTGAAAATCTGAATGCACGCAACAATTTCGGCAACCTCATCCCGCTTTCTCAGTTAGTGAAAATTGAAGAACAATCCACGATTCAAGGAATCAGTCGCGTGAACCGTCAACGCGCGATTTCGGTTTTCGGAAATTTAGGTCCGGGACAATCCCAATCCCACGTCTTAGAAAGAGCGGGCCAGATCGCCAAAGAAATATTGCCTCCGGGATATTCTTTTGCGCTCGAAGGAGCTTCGGCTGGCTTTGCGCAATCATTTCAAAGTCTTTACGGAGCAATGCTGGTCGGGGTTCTGGTCGCCTATATGATTTTAGCGGTGCAGTTTAACTCATTCATCCATCCGATCACGGTCCTTGTCGCCTTGCCATTCAGCGTGACCGGAGCCTTGGTGGCGTTATGGATGTTTGATGTGTCCTTGAATCTTTTCAGCTTCATTGGATTGATTGTCTTAATGGGGATCGCGAAAAAGAACTCGATCATGCTGGTGGAATTCACCAATCAGCATCGTGAAGGGAAGAAGTCACCGAACGAAGCCCTGCTTGAAGCTTGCCCGATTCGTCTGCGTCCGATTTTAATGACTTCTGTGGCGACGGTAGCGGCAGCAACACCTTTAGTGTTTGGTCATGGTATTGGTGCGGAAACGCGTTTGCCGATGGGCTTGGCGATTATCGGGGGAACCATTGTTTCAACGATCCTGACTTTGTTTGTCGTGCCGGCTTTATATATGGCTCTTGTGCCGCTTGAAAGTAAGCATAAGGTGGTTGATCTTTAG
- a CDS encoding MotA/TolQ/ExbB proton channel family protein → MEFLTKLALAFEHGGFWMWPILLIQVSSIAIMIERAYALFVRRKISQTQFALGFEESIRRGEMDQVITKAQAASAQNPVARAIAAGAFAAKNLGGKEEIQGKMDEVLLEENAHLDHRTGFLTMLGNVATLTGLLGTISGMIKSFAAVAFANPADKASLLSAGISEAMNATAYGLIAAIPALVAYAILQNRANRLAEDLNQGGLKVYNWLSYAYEPLTAYQIKTANAKSERNNEINA, encoded by the coding sequence ATGGAATTTTTAACTAAACTTGCACTAGCTTTTGAACACGGTGGCTTCTGGATGTGGCCAATTTTACTTATCCAGGTATCGTCTATCGCGATCATGATCGAAAGAGCGTACGCGCTTTTTGTTCGTCGTAAAATCTCTCAAACTCAATTCGCACTAGGCTTTGAAGAGTCTATTCGTCGTGGCGAAATGGATCAAGTGATCACGAAAGCTCAAGCGGCTTCGGCACAAAATCCAGTGGCGCGCGCGATTGCCGCGGGTGCATTTGCAGCTAAAAACTTAGGCGGCAAAGAAGAGATCCAAGGAAAAATGGACGAAGTTCTTCTTGAAGAAAACGCTCACCTTGATCACCGCACAGGTTTCCTAACAATGCTTGGTAACGTAGCTACGTTGACCGGTCTTCTTGGAACTATCTCGGGTATGATTAAATCTTTCGCGGCTGTGGCGTTTGCAAATCCAGCGGACAAAGCATCTTTGCTTTCAGCAGGTATCTCTGAGGCGATGAATGCGACAGCTTACGGTTTGATTGCGGCGATCCCAGCTCTAGTAGCTTACGCGATCTTGCAAAATCGTGCGAATCGTTTGGCTGAAGACTTAAACCAAGGTGGACTCAAAGTTTACAACTGGTTGAGCTATGCTTATGAGCCACTGACTGCTTATCAAATCAAAACTGCCAATGCGAAGTCTGAGCGTAATAACGAAATCAATGCGTAG